The Mustela nigripes isolate SB6536 chromosome 6, MUSNIG.SB6536, whole genome shotgun sequence DNA window ACTACAGTTTTCACCCTCCAAAAAGGTCTGAGTCCACtgataataaataagtaatcagaAATGTGCCCGAAAACTTAGCCACAGAGATGTTTATGCCATAAATGAGGGTATATTCTTACCATGGACACCATGATGCTATTAAAATGATGTATAATATTTAATGTCACAGAACAGCATTCACAAATAATAAGTGAAAGACAAAAGTACAAAACTACAGTTTAGAAGATATCATAATggaaaaaagcaagaataaaaaacATCATAAGTGGTTTAGGGAATGGGTTTGTAGACAGGACACCTAAGTTTAAGTCCTGCTTCTGTCCGTTACCTGCCATAAGACCCTATAGAAACTAGGGAAGGTCATACTCCACTATCTTCAAAATAAGGGTAGCCAAATCTTTACCTTGCAGGCTTGTCATAAAGAGCAAATGAGATTAGATaggttatatatacacatatatatgtgtgtgtatatatatatataatgtatagagatacatatatgtatgtgtgtgtatatatataacttccAAAATAAGAGGAAGATGGTAGAAATTCTGAGGCTATGTCTGGTTTGGGGTACCAAGTCTGGGTAGAAAATCAGCAGTGCTCACCTTGGTCTGGTACAGCGCCTCAGCTTCATCCTTGCTCTTCTGTGCAATTAGCTCATACTGGGTCCTCACTGCATCAATGATGCTATCCAGGTCCAGGAAGCGGTTATTGTCCATAGACAAGATGACATTGGTGTCACTGATATGGGTTTGCATCTGGGACAGCTCCTGCAAGGCATGGAACCCAGGATGACTCTTTCCACTTTCctcctggggcctcagtttccctctcctgtcccctcaaGTCTCTTTGGGGAAAACAGAAGTCTGGGCCAGATGGGAGTCTTGGGGAAAGATCTTTGAATAGGTGTTCACCCCAAGAGGTACCTTAACTAAAGGTAAAGGCCCCCAGACCTAGTCTCtagggagaagaaaggagcatGAATCCAGAGCCCTTGTAGGCACCCCCTGCACAAAATGCCTCTCCTgtaccctctctccctgccttagTTGGCTTGGCTGCCATTTTTGGTTGGGCTCTCTGACAGGCAGACTTGTTCCTTAAGAAATACATGCAGCCATTCCCTCACTTTTGAGCCTGGGCTCTACTGCCAACTAGCTAGTGACTAGCTGAGGGACTGAGCTAGTGACTGAGTCTCTGAGTGCCTCAGCTCTCTTATCAGCAGAATGAAGACCAAGACATGGCAAAGCTCCTCGCACGACATCTGGCCCAAGGTAGACATGGCAACAGTTAAGGTCAGGGGTAGGAGCATATTATCCCTCACCACTGCAGGCTTCATCCTCATTCCCTTTAGGATCCACATTGTCCTCTCCTACAGAATTCCCCAATAGCCCTATTGGCTTCCCAGCACTGATGAAGATTTCTGGTCGGTTTTCTTCCTGTATGTGCTGGGTATTAACCTCATGTCTAGGTAGAAAAAAGGGCTATTCCATCTTCTCCCTCAGgaccctccctgcctcccatctCCAGCACCTGCACCCAGGAATCTGAGCACTGGGGATTGGGAGATTGACTCCAGTCCCACAGAGCTGAGGTGACTAGGGAGAGAAGTCCCTAGTGGGTCATGTTGGGTTTCAGGCCTCCACCTCCAATAGCCCTTTGTGACatgtgaggaaagagaagagtttCTCATGAGGACTGAACTTACCATATCAAATAAATACTTCAGGAAACTGATCTCTCCAAAGAGGACATTCACCTTGGACTCCAGGTCTACCTTGCTCATGTAAGCAGCATCCACATCCTGATCAGCAAGCAGAAATAGTCTGACTTTATTGTCCAAGTGTTGCCTGGACGCTCACAGGGTGACCCAGGCAAGTGGCTAAACCTCTCTTGGTTTATTTCCTTGACTGCAAATTTCCTCACCTCACTCAGGTGAGGGACCTGCAAAATCTCTGGCTCTCCTGGCCAGAAGGAAATGTGACACTAAGCCCTTCATCCCAGTCATTCACACACAGCGCCTCAGGTCCCTCCCCAGGTCTCAAGGCTGCACATGACTGACAGGTGTCAATTGATTGAACTTTGCCTTCAGGACTGTAGAGATAAAAGTACTCCAGGAAGCCTCAAGATTGATATCAACATCACTTTCAGACTTAACCCCTTCAGTGCAGGGACCTTCATTCAGGCCACACCCTCAACAAGCTGCCCCCAGTGGTCACCATTCCCCTCTTGGTCACATAGTATCCCACAGTAGTTCCTCACTCTGCTCAGCCCCCTGGGCCCACTGTCCCCCTGGGATCACCCCCATCCTTCACCTTCTTCAGGACGACAAAGTCATTTTCAGTGTTGGCCCTCCGGTTGATCTCTTCCTCGTATCTGTAGGGGGGAGTAAGAGACATAGATAGGCTGCTGAGGCTGACCTTGGCTCCTTGAGATTTTTCCTCACATCAGGCAGCTTGGAATATTCAAACTTTTAGTGCTAGACTTTCACTATCCCCTGCCACTCTCACAGACAAGCAGCTGAAACCAGTTCTGGGCCTTCCAGGTCAGTACAGAGGACAACAATCCAAAGTGGAAAATGCAGAGCCACATAGAACCACCCTGAAATGTCcctctttcttttgatgttttaCCTTTGTAAATTTGTTGCACTCACTCATTTTTTGCAGTTGAGAACATAAATAGCCACTTTTGCTAAattgttttaaagagaaaaaaatgtcaccTACCATGTTGCCCCCTAACACCTTCAGTGTGAATTTCATCTTGCCCTTTTGGAGCCACAACCTCTTGACTTTCTGATTGGCATGTCAGGGTGGCGTCAAGAGTAACACCCTGCACTGTcacatggggagggagaagccatTCGGTTGCCTACAGGATGCAGGAGCAGCTGATCTGGCATTAGACAAGTCCTGCCATCCCTACAATTCTGACTAATAAAAACTAGTGCTTAGTATGTGCAGACACAGTCTAGGAACTCATCAAGCATAATGTCATCTAAAcaggtggttctcaaagtgtggtccccagtcCACCAGCATCATGTGGAAGCATACCAGAAATGCAAACCCTCTGGTGCTTTTTCAGGCCTACTCAACCAGCCTGCTGCACACTGAAGCCTGAGAACCCAGATCTGCCTGTCAGAGCAACCCAATAGGGAGGGTGCTTACCATCCCTACTTTACTAAGATAAAAACTAAAGGCTTAGAAAGACAGAGTTGCAAGCAGTCAGAAAGTGGCAAAACCCACTAGAACTTGGCTCATCTGGGTCCAGCACCCTGAGGATAGTCTGCCCTTCCCACCCAATACAACTGAGAACTATCCTACCCGAGCTGCCATAGGCAAGATGGTGCCCTCTGTGGTTGTACAGTACAGAGCTAGGTAGGGACCCTGGTCCCCCCTGACATAGTAACACGAAAGCAGAACATCTTGCCCCTGAATCAGTTCTTGGCCCATTTACCCTTCCTGGGGTCTCACTTGTTCTTGTAGTCCTCCACGACATCCTGCATGTTCCTAACTTCACTGTTCTGGCGCATCTGCTCGGTGTTGAGGAAATCCACCTGCCTCCGCAGCTCACTGATGTAGTTCTCCAAGATGGGCTCCAGGTTATTGGTCTGAGTAGAGGTGTTTACCTGCTGCAGCAGCTCCCACTTCGTTTGCAGCACCTGATTCTGCTGCTCCAGGAATCGCACCTAACAGCAAGAGACTTCCAAGTTCATCCTGGGCTGTGGGTCCAAGAAGCACCCCCACGGGTAGCAAGTCTGGCAACCAGACAGCATATCTGACCTCAGAAAATCAAGATGGTCCCCCTTGGGATCAGAGAGCTTCCTTTTCTGTGGGATCAGGACACACAGAACACAATGTGGTTTCTGATGGTTGATCAAGGGCTACAAGGTCAACTTGCCTAAAATTAACTCTGAGTTACTAAGCtaactctgggggcacctggcacctgggtggctcagtcattaaacgtctgccttcagctcaggtcatgatcccagggtcctgggatggagccctgcattgggctccctgctcggcgggaagcctgattctcccactcccactcacctctgcttgtgttccctctctcgctgtgtctctccctatcaaataaataaacaaaatcttaaaaaaaaaaaaaactaagctaaCTCTGATTTTGATGGTCAACCACCTCCAGTGGAGTGCCTTCTTTTCTTCAGCTACAGCCACGTATTCCACAGAGCTGTCACTCCCACACACCACACCCCCAGCGTAAAGAAATGCAGCGTAAAGAATGCAGAGCGTCTGAGACATTAATATCCAAGGCTCATTTCTCTTTGTGGCTGAAATGTTGTCTGTGATTGAGAAGAGGAGACAATAAGAGGGAGGAAACAATTTGACTAAGAATATGATACTGATTTCTGACCAAACCAGCCTGGGTGCCCCCATCCTGCGGGGTCCACCATGTCCATTTCCTGCCAGTGTATGTTTCAGAAGGTCACCTCACATAAATGCtaactcagaattttaaaaacaagttgcCCCActtcttttataatgttttatctACTCgtttgggagacagagagcatgacGGGGGCGGGGGAGACAAAGGGAGTGGGtaggcagactccccgcagagcaggaagcctgaagtgggactcagttccgtgaccctgagatcatgacctgaaccgaagtcagatgcttaaccaactgagccacccaggtgccccgttccCACTTTTTAGAAATGTTATATAATGCATAAGCATGCCCTAAAGTAAGGACTTTGGGGTTATCTAGTATTTGGGAAATACTCATGTTGCGATTCCCTTCATTAACATTCACTGACATGGAAAATGGAGAGTGGACATCATCCTATATTCTCACTACCTCTTCACCCAAAACTGGGCACAGAGGTCAGGTACAGGGTCCAGAGAGCTGACTGGCTGTGCAGACCAAGTGCATGGATTGTGCTCCGCAAGATTGTGATCAACCTTCACCTTACCCCCACAGGTGGCCCTTAGATGGAGCCTCCCTTCCCACGCCTTAGGTGAAGATAGGGGATGCCTCTATACTTCGCTCGGgtgcagaaacacacacatacgtgtacacacacacacaaacattccAGAATCCTCCTGGGAGTTGTGTATGAGGACAAACCCACTGCTTTGTGTGGTCAGGACAGAACCCTGAAGACACTCCCCTACAATGCCACCCAGCCCTTAGGACTGCCCTTCCGAGGGGCCAGCCTTGTTAACTCCCTTTGAATTTTTACTCTAGGCTGGGAGACAGTGAACACTATTCCCCATGGCTCATATTTTTAGCTTCATTAAAGCAAGAGTTAAGGCAAGCAGATCTCACAGGTTGTCTCAGCTTGAACGCCCTCCCAACTCCCGCCATGGGAAATTCCTGCCACCTGGCCTAGTTTTGTTCTAGCAGCATTGCGAGGAGGTAGACAAATCAAACAGACATGGGGTCTCAGCCCTGTGCTCAGTATTGCaggaactgaaggaaaaaatttcaTGGACCCACAAGGAATCTCCACATCAAACAATGAGGGGCAGGTTAGCCAGAGGACCTTCTCCCTGTGCACATACACGATAACTCAGAGCACATCAGCAAAGGAACCCATGGTTTCGTCAGGCCACCCAAACTGCAAAGGCAGAGACTGGGTGCAAAGAGTGCCAGGCAATTTTAGTAGGATTTAATAGCTAGAAAAATCACTGAAAGCCATTGTGTTTTTTCCCAGGCCCCCCAAAACATACCTGGGCTATGTCCCATCTGTACAGATGAAACTAGCATCATGCTGAGCTCACcttcattctggaaaaagcatACCCCTCTTGACTTGTcatgctcctctccctcctgtttATTACAGTCCAGCCCCAGGGACCTCCTGCTGCCTCCAGCAACTCTTTGCCTGGCTAAGCATTTACCCTCTTGATCTCAACTAAAGTGGCATTCTCCTGGTGTCTCACCTTTATAGCCCTCAGTCCCTTCCCCGGAGCATCTAGTGTGACTTGCCGTCACTTAGTGCTGTTTGAACATAACCCTCCTTGGCTGGGGGAGCCTCAGGAAGGCAGGCCCATGTTGGCTTTGATCTCCTGTGAACACAAGGTGCTCAGACCCATAGACACACAATGCCCAACACAGAGAAGACAGTTCATAAGTATTGTGGACTAGTGAAATGCTAAGGGCTTTGGAATTGCCTCCAAGTGTAGACAACTGTCCCTCTGAATAGACTAGAAACTCCTAGAAAGCAGAgactttgtctgttttgtttataatTGAATCTCCAACACCCAGAATAGGCTGGCATATGATAAttactcaataaatacatgttgaatgaCAAGTCTAGTCAGCCCTTCAGGTGTCAGGCTTGGACACTCAGAGAGTAGAAATAGACACAAAGGCTTTTGTAGAACCAAAGGCAAGGATAAAGGACCTCTAGAAGGAAAGGGGGGGGTGTCCATCTATTCCCATGGGGATACCGGCCTGATCTTGTTCAGCTGAGCTTGAATCCTCTATGCCAGGGTGGTAATTGCCCTGGATAGTCTACACCCAGAGGCATTTGAAATATACAGTGTGTCAAATGGCCTTAGGGACAACGGAGAAAAGTAACACAGGGATAAGGATGGATAAGGATGCTGGTATGTAGGTGCTACTTCAAAAGGGAAATCAGGAAAGGTTCTGCTAAGATAGTGGCATCTGAGAAAAGATCTGAAGGAGGTGAGGGATCAAGCCAGACCACTCTCAGGAAGGAGCAGTTcaaagcagagggaatggcaggagcaaaggtcctgaggcaggcaTGGGGTACTAGAAGGGTCAGGAACACAATAGTGTCCTGGTAagtaagaaagaaacaggaaaggaacaTAGAGAGAGTGAAGGGTCACTGCAAGCAATGAGTTTGTACCTTGGGGAGCTAAAGTCCAGTCCTCACTCTGTTCACCAAAATTTGCAGCTTGAGAGATGTTCTACCCAGTGGTGGCAATGTTGCCTCATTCTCACAAATGCAATCTGGGAGTGAGCAGCAGCTGTGGGGCGGAGGCTAGATCACACAGGGCCTTATAGGATCTTGGCTTTTATTCCAAATGAGACAAACAGCCAATGGAGTATTCAAAAATAGAAGTGATACAATGATACAATGTTCTTAAATGGTGGCTCTTGTGTGACTCTGAGAATGGACTATATGAGGGTAAGGGTGAAAGAAGAAAGACCAGATGAGAAAGTAGAGTCAGAATCCACTGCGGTAGCCATGGGTAATCTGCAGTCAGACCACAGGTCAAGCGCTGGCCTCAACACTGAATTCCTATGGGACTGAAGGAAAGTCACTGAGCATCCAGGGGTCTTTGTGCCCCAGAGTGCTTCCCATTACATCACCAAGAACAAAGACATTTCTGGGGTGCCTACAGGGTCTACTGTGCCTCCAACTCTGGACAAAAGGAAACGCTGGAGGAAAGTCCTTATCATAGGCCTCTACCAGCCTCTACTTGCTGATCTGGGTCTGGACCAGCCCTAATATGAAGTTTAATTAAGGAACTAGAGAAAGGGGCTATAATGGCTCCATCTGGCCCATTCTTGGAACAGTGATAGAATCCTATGAAGGATATCCTATCCAATGAAGGATAGTATGCTATTCACTTTAGCCCCTAGTAATACCCTCAGAGCATTCGTCTAGACTGTGCCATGGTTCCTTGAGGCCGGGACCTGTGTTCTTGTCACTCTGTAGCACCTGACACGGTATCTGACATATAATAGatgcttagtaaatgtttgtgggatggatgtgtggatggatgtgtggatggatggatggatggatgggtgagtggGTAGTTGGAAAGTAAATAATGATGAATGAGAATAAAGTCACTACACCATGTATTTTTTCTGTGGGACATTTTCACACTTCTTACCTCCTTTCAGgccaaaaggaaaagacaaatccCCTCAGCAAGTCAAATTGAGGCCTAATGAAATAAATGCTTTCTTAAGGTCTCAGAACATATACTTCTGGAAGTGACTGTCACCACCAAACTGAGATAATACAAGGTGGTAAGAGGTGGCAGGGCACAAGGCCCTCTCAATGATTTGATCAGGGGCCAGAGATCCCCCTGCCCTTGAGGTACTCACCTTGTCAATGAAGGAAGCAAACTTGTTGTTGAGGACCATAATCTGCTCCCTCTCCTGGGTCTTGACTCTCTGAATTTCAGGGTCCACCTCCAAGTGAAGTGGCTGAAGGAGGCTCTGGTTAATAGTCACCTCTTGGATGCCCCCTGGGGGACAGGAAGGACCAAAGCCCCCAAGCCCAAAATTGCTACCCCCAAAACCACCTCCTCCATAGCCACCACCTCCAAAGCCACCTCCCCCAAAActtctgccccctcctccaaATCTCCCTCCTGCACCCCCACCCTGGCAGAAACCACTAGCACTTCTTCCCACTAAGCTAATAGAGATGCTTTTACTGCCTCCCAGGTTGTAGAGGCTCCTAGAGCCAAACCCCCTGGCATGGCTCCCAtacccgccaccaccaccaccaccacacctgCCTCGGACCTGACACACAGACCCCACAGCCCGACTCCCACCGCCAGAGCCTGCAGAAGAGCCTGTGCTATAGAACCGCCTGCTCCTAGAGCTAAATGCTGACTGAGAGCTGAATTGGCGGCTCATGGTTACTAGAACATCCAGAGAAGCAGCCAAAAGAAAAGTCCCggctggaaggaggcagagaccCAGGAGGAAAAGAGCTATGACTCCTTTGACAAGACAGCTGGCTTAGTCCCTATATATACATGCATTCGCTGGGCTGGGCACCTTCCGAATCCTGGGAGGGGAATATTTATGTTTAGTTTGCCTGCCAGCAACATCTGTTTAAAACCTCACACCTATGAGTTGCAGAAATTGTACTGTAGATAAACTTCCCCAACTTGATCATTTATCATTCATCTCTTGCCATTTAGAGATCAGAATGCAATAATCTCTCAGGACCGAGTTGCTGGAAACTCCTATACAGTTTCCCCCAAATCATTAGCTGATACCTTCCTGAGAAATGCCACCGTTGAATTGTTTGTCTTGGGGTGTGACCAGGGAGATCTGGGGCAAAGCTAGGGGTTGTCTAGCTGCCTTTGATCACAGCTGGGACAGGGGTAGAACAGGTAATACCATAGCATTACCCTGATCAGGTGAAAGTTttgttctcccctcccctccccctgcttttgctccctATTGTGACTGATCACCACCATGCACATCCCAAATTTTAATCACATGAGAACAGAGTATTGTGGTCATTGAGTGCAAGTGAAAGCCAGGAGACTCTGCCCAAGACTGTTCTCATTTTGCTGGGTACATCATGTGCTGTTCTGTGTGCCTCAGGCTCCTCCTCTGCAAAGAAGATAAGCTCCTATAGCACTGAAGGTCTGTGGTTGCAGATGCATTGAGCATCTCTCAGGACTGAACATGGTCTTCTAGACCAGAAGACAAACTACcatgaaatctctttttttatGTCCAATGTATTTTAGACCAatgcttttgtaaaataaaattttaaaaatttcccttaagaggagaatttttttaaagatatacaaTATATGGgccctaattttttatttttaaattcaatagaCATAAAATTGTTCTActgtaaatgggaaaaaataataagtttctAAATGGTTATTCTCAAGTTCTGTATTTATCTCTTCTCAAAGTTGTAACAAAGTGCCCCTGGACCAGCACTAGTGTATGGGCCCAAATTCTGGAAAGCACTGCCAGCAAGCCTGGAATGAAGCTCTTTTATTGAGCATCAGTGTCATCCAACAAAAATGTGTGTTTCCCCTCTGAACTCAAACGGATGGTGGCTTTCAGctgaaacttaataaaaataaagtaataatattaataataataataaatgtgggAGAAATAGCCTTAAATGTCCAGAGTCTAAAAAATGGCTAAACGTTTGCTTGTCCATTTAGTACAactatttaaaattatctatCTGCAAGGAGACTGAGTAGCAGCATTGTTGAAAACGCTTATGATACAAGGTTAAATGAAGAAAGCTAAATATACACCAGTGTGTCTGCACCATGAactcataaaaattaagaatgcaCAGAAGGGAGGCTTAAAAAGTAACCAAAAAGTTCATCAACTTATTGAGAATTATAGGAGggttttttcctaatattttaaatgtccttttcctttgtatttatgcaataagtaaatatttttgcaaaagtTGGAACTGAAACCACAGCGGCCAACAACTACAGAGGTGGGAAAGGCGGGTGGTGGGAAAAAACAAGACAGGTGTCGCGGAGCCGCAGTGAGGAGAAGGCACCTTAGGCTGGGAGGGGCTCTGTGGGTAGCTTCAAGTGTCCCCACCTTATCTGCTCAGTAACTGCTTTAGTGGACTGTCTCCAGGAGACACTGTGGGATAGACAGAAAGTGAACCTGAAATTTATAGTCACAAAAACTGGTTTCAGCTCCCAGCCCTGCTTCTACCAGCctgtgatcttaggcaagtcacttacgCCAGAGACTCAGTTATGTAAAGGACTCAGAGAAGATATTTCTCAAGGAAACTTCTCAATGCTATAAGGCACGTGAAAAGGCATGGAACATTATAACACACTAAACAAGCATAGATATAGATAACTCTCAGATCCTGGTAAGATGACCAAGGGTCCCACTTTGCCTGGACTTTTAGTGCCTAAACCGGCATAGTGCTAGGCAAGTCAGGACAGTTGCCACCCTAGTTCTGGCATATAAGAACTAGAGCCACACAGCCCTAGTTCTGACCCTAACCACTTTGGGGAGCTCTTGGTAGGAGAGGGAATCCATGGCTCCAGTCTTGGGAGACATAAGGAGAAAACCAGCGAAAGGGAAGTGAAGCTATGGCGTGGGATGGGTCATGTAAGGGAGATATCTGAAGGCGAGGATTCTGAGTCAGGAGAGGctgagagaagcagcagagaaaacAGAGGGGATATGGAGAAGGGATGGTAGGTCCCAGACAGGAAGTAGCAGCAGTGTGGGGGAAAGATCTTTGGGTTCAgcttcaaatcctggctctaccctTCCCGGCCCCATGGCTTAGACAAACTCTTACCTCCTTGAGCCTCACTTTCTTGGTTTATTAAAAAGGAGGATAATAAGGCCAGATTCACAGGGTGATTATAATGAGTAGCTGACATCAAACAGGGAAGAGCACATTAGAAATTCCAAAGAGTCATAAAAGGGGGGTTCCTCAGGCCACCTTCCATGAATACCCCAGAACATGTGAGCTCACCCCACGTTCACCTGATACAGTGCTCTCTTGTGCCACTCACTTTCAACCCCTGCCATGAGGAATGCGCATCATTAACCCCTTCTCATGCGTCTCTCCTGCCAACTAAATAAATAGGAAGCTCACCAAGGATTATATTTACCCCTATGCTGAATATAGGGAATTActaaattatgataaaataaaagaggaagttCCAGACAGAGTTTAGAAAGCTTCTTTGGTCTCTGGCTGTGACCAGTTACCAACACTCAATGCCAACACCCCAGTCTATCTCTTGTCAGTTGGATGGTCCCCATAGGCTGCTGTCACCCCCTCAAAGGCTTAGGGGTGGGGGACCCAGCAAATACTACTCCCTGAGCCTTTGCTATAGGGTGATGGTTATTCTCTACTCCCTCAAAGTAAGAGAAAATTGAGTCAAGGTGATGCATGAGAGATTTTTAATAGTCCCAAAGGAGATACTTGACCTCAAATAATATTAAATGCTGGATGAGGTTTCTGGAACAAACTGCTATCCCTAAAGGAAACCCCTCCACTGGTTGGATGACAAAGAATAGTGATTGCTAAACTCGCTACAGGTTGGGATCCCCTGGAGATCTTCAGCAACAACTGATGCCTGTACCTCCTCCAGCTCTCCTCACCCCAGACCAGGATTTTACCAGTCTGGAGTGTAGTCTAGGCtctggaattttttaaaggtcCCAGAGGGTCTTACTGGGCAGCCAAGTTTGGGAATCACTGGCTTGAAGGAAGAAGAACCAATGAAATGGCCTCTTGAGATTCTATTCAGGCTGAGgacaaaagaataataatgagCATCATAATAATAGTTAACCTCTTACAGAGTACTTTTTCAGTGGGCCATGCACAGTACTAGGTCTAAAACATGGAAAGTCTCAAACTAAAAATCAACATAaggaagtcattctttttttttaattagcatataatatattggggcgcctgggtggctcagtgggttaagcctctgtgtttggctcaggtcatgatctcagggtcctgggatcaagccccgcttcgggctctctgcttagcagggagcctgctccccctccaccccccaccacctgcttccccgcccctacctgcctctctgcctacttgtgatctctgtctgtcaaataaataaataaaatcttaaaagataaacatataatgtattatttgtttcaggagttcAAGTCTGTGatttcatcaggcttacacacttcacagcactcaccatagcacataccctcctcaatgtccataaccccaccaccctattCCTATCCCCCACCCTCTAGCGCCCCTAGCAACCCccgtcagtttgtttcctaagattaagaatctcttatggtttgtctcccttccgatcccatcttgtttcgtttttttccctccctaccccccacgaccctccgccctgcctctcaaattcctcatatcagagagatcatattgataattgtctttttctgattgacttatttttctcagcctaataccctctagttccatacaagcctttctcaagaaacaagagcagtctcaagtacacaacctacacctaaaggagctggagaaaggacagaAGTCGGAAGTCGTTCTGACAATCGCactcattttacaggtggggaaaagAGACTTGGAGAGATCAAGGAACTTGTTCAAGAATgcgggagttgggggaaattggaaggggaggtgaatcatgagagactatggactctgaaaaacaatctgaggggtttgaagtggcgggggtgggtgggaggttggggtaccaggtgatgggtattatagagggcacggattgcatggagcattgggtgtggtgaaaaaataatgaatactgtttttctgaaaataaataaattaatttaattttttttagaaagaattttcaaTAAAACACTTGTAAACCAattccaacagtacattaaaagaatcattttccattatttaaaaaaaaaaaatgcacagatgAGAACGGTGGTGCGGAGATTTGAACCACTCCGATACCCACATGTATTGCAGAAGAGGTAAGCTCTCTGGTGAAAGAGAtgtccccttcctttccttcatacTCTGCCCACCTGCCACCAGCTCTCTCCTTAAAGGAAAGGGGCGAGTCAATGGAAGGCTTGAACTGGCCCTGCTGGTCTCCCAGGTACTGAAACCGAGGGCTGCCAAGAGGGTGAGGCCCAGGGCACTTATCAGGCACCGAATCACAGTCTCGGGCAGCAGCGGAGGCAGGGTTCAAGAGGAGTTGCTGGCATGACCGGCAGGGACAGCCCCTGCAGATCTGCTCCCCATCTCAGCCTGCATCTCCCAGGTCTGGAGGTGGATATCACTGAGCAGCACCCACGTACGGCAGGGGTGtggggacagagaaagggagggtgGAAGAATTTCAGTTACCAGCCCGCCTAGGAAGGAGGGGACAGCTGCAGTACTAGTGTAGGTATGGATGCTTTTAATCTCCCTCAAATGGGAGTTTTTAGACCCCTGGGCAACAGA harbors:
- the KRT77 gene encoding keratin, type II cytoskeletal 1b, producing the protein MSRQFSSQSAFSSRSRRFYSTGSSAGSGGGSRAVGSVCQVRGRCGGGGGGGYGSHARGFGSRSLYNLGGSKSISISLVGRSASGFCQGGGAGGRFGGGGRSFGGGGFGGGGYGGGGFGGSNFGLGGFGPSCPPGGIQEVTINQSLLQPLHLEVDPEIQRVKTQEREQIMVLNNKFASFIDKVRFLEQQNQVLQTKWELLQQVNTSTQTNNLEPILENYISELRRQVDFLNTEQMRQNSEVRNMQDVVEDYKNKYEEEINRRANTENDFVVLKKDVDAAYMSKVDLESKVNVLFGEISFLKYLFDMELSQMQTHISDTNVILSMDNNRFLDLDSIIDAVRTQYELIAQKSKDEAEALYQTKYQELQISAGRHGDELKNSKMEIAELNRTIQRLQAEIGNVKKQLEQMHVAISDAEERGEQALQDARQKLGDLEDALQQSKEELARLLRDYQALLGAKLSLDVEIATYRKLLEGEESRMSGELQSHVSISVQSSQTTVSGGGGGGGGSRGSGGYGGGGYGGSGGGSRGSGGSYGGGSRGGSGGGYAGGGGGGRSYGPSSRSSSKYAGRGGGGSSRVQIIQTSTNTSHKRILE